The sequence TCATCCCGGAAAAATTCAAACAAGTGGTACCAATCCGAGATCCAAATGACTATCCGGTGCTTCTGAGCGCGTTTACTGGGAATATTGATGTCCTTGTCACAGGCGACAAGGATTTTATGGACCTGAATCTTGCTAGACCAGAAATCCTGACGCCAGCGGCGTACATAGAAAAGTACGTTGCGAAGCAAAGTGAGGACTGAGCCGGAATCTTTTCGTTTATTGCCCCTTGACATCCAAAATTTTCTAAACTATATTTTTATAGTGCACAAAAGTGCATTTGGCAAACTTTGGTTTATGCCCTGCCGTTTTCGCATGTCCGCAGGGAAGGAGATGGATTCTTGAACTTTATCAGCATTCCTTACAATATCAATAGATTTCATGAACATATAACACTAGTGTTATGTTCTTATTGCGTTTGTATAATCTTTTTGTTATTTTTATACAGAAAAATAAAACTTAAAAGTTATATAATGAATCAAAGAATATTGCTCCTTCGCTCGCTCACAACCAAAATAGAGGGCTTTGCTAATGTCGTGGATCATGTTCCGCCAAAGCAGGGCTGGATTTCGTCCATCCGCCAGGCTCTTGGGATGACTGCGTTGCAGCTCGCAAATAGGCTTGGTGTTAGTCAACCTCGTATTGCAAAAATGGAGCAGAACGAGGACAATCTCAAAATTTCCACAATGAAAAAAATCGCAAGTGGATTGGGCTGCGATTTCGTTTATGGTTTTGTTCCAAAAGAACCCTTAGATAAAATGATTCAAAACCAGGCCCAACAGAAAGCTGCCAAAACGTTATCAATTGTCAACTCGAACATGGCTCTCGAAGATCAGCTTGCTAAAGACCCGCACATTCTAGAAGATTTGACAAATGACATGATCAATAAAAATATCAAGCAAATTTGGGACGATTGATGGCAGATATTTTTTCGACTGATGACAACTCCACACCTCTGTCGCCAGAAGAACGCGAAGGTCTCAAACCCAGGTGGATTACTACTCGTAAAGAACTGAACGAGCTAGAAACAAGAAATATTCTGGAAGCAGAAACTTGGTTGACCAATCAAAAAAGGATTGATGTTTTAAATGATTCGTTTTTGCGAAAGTTGCATAAGAAAATGTTCGGTCAAGTTTGGAAATGGGCTGGAGAATACCGTTCTACAGAAAGAAATATTGGTGTGGCTCCATATCATATCCCAACAAAATTAAAGGCTCTGTTCGACGACGTTTCTTTCTGGGTAGAAAATCAAACTTTCTCGAATTTGGAAATCGCGGTTCGATTACACCACAGACTTGTTTTAATACATCCGTTTCCCAATGGCAATGGACGAGTCTCCCGACTGATGGCAGACATGTTTATGCAACAGCATGGAGAAAACAGGTTGCATTGGGGAAACGGCAATTTAACTGATATAACCGATTTGCGTAACAAGTACATAGAATCGCTTCATGATGCAGACCGTGGCGATTTCAAAGCCCTGATAGAATTTGTCAAAGGAAACTATGAAAAATCCAATTGATCAACTTATGGACTGGCGAGAATTCGTTCCCGAAGGAGACGTTCTTGCCGGACTGAATACACTAGCCTTATTTTTCCAAAATGGAGACGTCACAAGCGTTAAGGAAAATCAAAAAAATGTGGCACAACTTTTTGCTTTCCTAAAGGCATGCAAGGGCTTTGTCGAAGATATTGAGCCCCTGCTCTATTCTGCACTGAAAGATTGTTCCGACGATGTAGCCGACACATTTCAGTTTGCTCCCGGCGCAAGGAACATCAAGTGCAACAATGCCGACGAATTTTTCAAAATGTGCGAGCAGAACAACATATCCATCAAGGATGCATGCAGGTTCATCTTTTCTGGCATTACGTTGAAAAAGGCTACGGAACTTTTCAACCAGCCTAGGGAATTTCTCGAAAAGAACTACAACTTCGAAACAAGGCAGAACCGCGACAGGATTTCGCTGAAGTAATCACGACAGGTGATATCCAAGAGCCTCGTATCCCTTAACACGCTTTTGATGCATTCTTGCCAAAACAGGAACATTCCCGTCAACATAGTCATATACGCGAACTTCTGTTTTTCCAACAGATTCGCGATGCAATCTTCCCACATACTGCGCCAGCGTTCCCTTCCACGAAATAGGAAAAGGCAAGAATAAAGTATCCAGTTCCTTGAGGTCAAAGCCCTCGCCAATGTAACGGCCGGTTGCAAGAATTACGATATTCGAATCAATCTTCGCATCATTGATTTCTTCCATAATGCGTTTTAGCTGTTTCTTTCCCATACCACCTTTCAAAAGAAAAAGGTGTTCAACATCTGCATGCAAACGTTCGTAAAACCAGTCCAGGTGCTCTGTCCTTTCAGACAGCACAAGAATTTGACGACGCTCCTTATAAGCCTGTAAAATTTCACCAGCAACCAGCTCATTTCGTTTTTCGTCTTGCCAAAGTTCGTTAAAGACTTCCTGTATTTGCAATTTAGCGGCATCATTCTGGAGACGAAAATCTGTATTTCGCACAATTACAGAATGAGAAAAATCTCGTTCCGTAGCCTGTTTCTTCGCACTAACAGAATAACGCACTGGTCCCAAATTCATTAAAACAATCGGGTGTTGCCCATCCTTACGAGACAAGGTCGCCGACAGCCCCACCTTATAAAGAGCATCGCTTTGGCGAACCGCCTGCTCAAAAGAAAACGCCGAAATATGATGGCACTCATCTACAATAACTTGCCCATATTCATTAAGCCATTCTACAGTTTTTCCATCACGATAAACGCTAGAAATCAGAGCCACATCAATTTTACCGAAATGCTTCTTCTTAGTTCCGCTAAATTGTCCAACTTCTTTTTTGGGAACATTTAGAAATGCGCAAATTCGCTCCACCCATTGATCCATAAGTTGTGTACGATGCACAAGAATCAATGTATTGACTTTTCGTTTCGCAATAAGCCACAGGGCAACAACTGTCTTACCAAAGGCTGTTGTCGCGGACAAAATTCCATTTTCATGTTTCAACAAAGCTTCTGCAGCAAGCAACTGTTCAGGATAAAGATTTCCCTCAAAAGAAACATCCATCGGCAGCCCGCAATTTCGTTCATCATTAACAACAGGTTCGATATTATAATGCTGCAGCAAATTAATCAACTTGTCAAAGCAACCAACAGGAATCGCGATATGCTTCGGGTAAAAATCATAACAATAAAGAATCCTTGGTTTTCCCCACACCGGCAATCTCAAGGCCTGCGCCTGATAAAATTCCGGGTTCTGAAATGATGCCAACCTCAAAATTCTATTTCGGAATAAGGCAGGCAACCCCGCAGATTCAATAAAAATTTGATTGCTGATAGTGATGTTTATTTTTTGCGGTAATACAGCCTTTATTTCAGGATAACTCGGACTACTTTTCCATGGTTCATCGTCAACAGAAGCATCTGAAACAGGCAAAATTTCACGATGGGACTTGGCCTTAAAAACATAATCTTCAGCAAAACTCTTGCCTATTTTCTGTATTGAAGAAAGGTACGCCCATTGGTCCTCATAAACATCACCGGTATCAGGATTTATAAACGACGAATGATTTTTCTCACGAGCCTTTTTTTGTAACGGCAAAGCAATCAGATTTCCTAAGCCACCCTTTGGCATAAAATCCTGATTCGGGAAAAATCTATCAAAAGAATTCATTCCAATTTGCGGACGCA is a genomic window of Fibrobacter sp. UWH6 containing:
- a CDS encoding mobile mystery protein A, with translation MNQRILLLRSLTTKIEGFANVVDHVPPKQGWISSIRQALGMTALQLANRLGVSQPRIAKMEQNEDNLKISTMKKIASGLGCDFVYGFVPKEPLDKMIQNQAQQKAAKTLSIVNSNMALEDQLAKDPHILEDLTNDMINKNIKQIWDD
- a CDS encoding mobile mystery protein B, producing the protein MADIFSTDDNSTPLSPEEREGLKPRWITTRKELNELETRNILEAETWLTNQKRIDVLNDSFLRKLHKKMFGQVWKWAGEYRSTERNIGVAPYHIPTKLKALFDDVSFWVENQTFSNLEIAVRLHHRLVLIHPFPNGNGRVSRLMADMFMQQHGENRLHWGNGNLTDITDLRNKYIESLHDADRGDFKALIEFVKGNYEKSN
- a CDS encoding DEAD/DEAH box helicase family protein; translation: MFTETLSDLEAEKSALLKRLQEIDERIALLKRSAAVIDKFSPASEKVKLYQSLFQGRPDVYARRFESAKTGKSGYQPVCKNEWVPGVCNKPKVKCGDCSSRCFLPMTASVIENHLRGEEPCWNGSRPFVVGIYPLLEDDTCKFLAVDFDDGDWLDDASAFMSACKAENIFASLERSRSGCGGHVWIFFDECIPAKLARELGSALMTKALDLRPQIGMNSFDRFFPNQDFMPKGGLGNLIALPLQKKAREKNHSSFINPDTGDVYEDQWAYLSSIQKIGKSFAEDYVFKAKSHREILPVSDASVDDEPWKSSPSYPEIKAVLPQKINITISNQIFIESAGLPALFRNRILRLASFQNPEFYQAQALRLPVWGKPRILYCYDFYPKHIAIPVGCFDKLINLLQHYNIEPVVNDERNCGLPMDVSFEGNLYPEQLLAAEALLKHENGILSATTAFGKTVVALWLIAKRKVNTLILVHRTQLMDQWVERICAFLNVPKKEVGQFSGTKKKHFGKIDVALISSVYRDGKTVEWLNEYGQVIVDECHHISAFSFEQAVRQSDALYKVGLSATLSRKDGQHPIVLMNLGPVRYSVSAKKQATERDFSHSVIVRNTDFRLQNDAAKLQIQEVFNELWQDEKRNELVAGEILQAYKERRQILVLSERTEHLDWFYERLHADVEHLFLLKGGMGKKQLKRIMEEINDAKIDSNIVILATGRYIGEGFDLKELDTLFLPFPISWKGTLAQYVGRLHRESVGKTEVRVYDYVDGNVPVLARMHQKRVKGYEALGYHLS